A single window of Pseudarthrobacter psychrotolerans DNA harbors:
- a CDS encoding DinB family protein, which yields MPIIPDEKDWTWVLSRPCPECSFDASTATPATVPGSVENMLPRWRAVLRRPEVAERPDDRTWSALEYACHVRDVFTLFDQRLNLMLDDDSAQFENWDQDRTAVEKDYANADPAVVSAELTAEGTQIAESFAGVREAEWGRRGVRSNGSEFTVLTLAQYFLHDVVHHLHDVDG from the coding sequence ATGCCTATCATTCCTGATGAAAAGGACTGGACCTGGGTCCTGTCCCGGCCGTGCCCCGAGTGCTCCTTCGACGCTTCCACCGCCACACCGGCCACGGTGCCTGGCAGCGTGGAGAACATGCTGCCGCGCTGGCGGGCAGTCCTCCGCCGGCCCGAGGTTGCCGAACGCCCGGATGACAGGACGTGGTCGGCCCTGGAATATGCCTGCCACGTCCGCGATGTATTCACACTGTTCGACCAGCGGCTGAACCTCATGCTCGACGACGACTCCGCCCAGTTTGAGAACTGGGACCAGGACCGCACCGCCGTCGAAAAGGACTATGCCAACGCGGATCCTGCCGTGGTCAGCGCCGAACTGACCGCCGAGGGTACGCAGATCGCCGAGTCCTTCGCCGGCGTCCGGGAAGCAGAGTGGGGCCGGCGGGGCGTCCGCAGCAACGGCTCCGAATTCACGGTCCTGACGCTGGCCCAGTACTTCCTGCACGACGTCGTCCATCACCTCCACGACGTGGACGGCTGA
- a CDS encoding DNA topoisomerase IV subunit A: MARRQSPSPSGDAPQDFVENIVDIDVTSEMEGSFLEYAYSVIYSRALPDARDGLKPVQRRILYMMSEMGLRPDRGHVKSARVVGEVMGKLHPHGDTAIYDAMVRMAQDFSLRLPLIDGHGNFGSLDDGPAAPRYTEARLAAAALTLTDHLDEDVVDFVPNYDNQLTQPDVLPAAFPNLLVNGATGIAVGMATNMAPHNLVEVISAARHLIAHPDATLDDLMRFVPGPDLPTGGRIVGLDGIRDAYATGRGSFKTRAKVEIEQLSARRTGLVVTELPYMVGPEKVIEKIKDAVNSKKLTGISDIVDLTDRQHGLRLVIELKNGFNPNAVLQQLYRYSPMEDSFGINNVTLVDGQPQTLGLVKLLSVYVEHRIDVVRRRTAFRLGKKKDRLHLVEGLLIAIVDIDEVIQIIRSSDEVAAARVRLMSIYDLSEIQANYILELRLRQLTKYSRIELEKEQEELRREIAELEAILGSEERLRGLVSSELGEIAEKYGTPRRTVLLESEAVSPTVAAALAAAPNGKGKAAPLALEISDDPCWAILTASGQIARTSNQEPLAESGPRAKHDVFRSVVKTSARGEIAAVTSQGRMLRLQVMDMPVLPPMSGLPNLAGGVPAKDFVTLLKNETLVAFAPLDEILAIGTTQGVVKRVQPDYPLNREDWEVIALKDKDQVVGVAPAGSEETDLVFLTREAQLLRFTAANVRAQGRTAGGMVGIKLGAGDQVLFFGAVTAADDAAVVVTIAGTNGALPGTAPGAAKVTAFAEYPAKGRATAGVRAHRFLKGEDMLLLAWAGHGPAKASSLGGVARSLPQEHGRRDGSGIPLSQAVDAVGPAMAWGDPS, from the coding sequence CGTCGAGAACATCGTGGACATTGATGTCACGTCCGAGATGGAAGGCTCCTTCCTGGAGTACGCGTATTCGGTGATCTACTCCAGGGCCCTGCCTGATGCCCGGGACGGGCTCAAGCCGGTTCAGCGCCGGATCCTGTACATGATGAGCGAGATGGGCCTGCGTCCGGACCGCGGCCACGTCAAGAGCGCCCGCGTGGTGGGCGAGGTCATGGGCAAGCTCCACCCCCACGGCGATACCGCCATCTATGACGCCATGGTCCGGATGGCCCAGGACTTCTCACTGCGCCTGCCGCTCATTGACGGCCACGGCAACTTCGGCTCGCTCGACGACGGTCCTGCAGCACCCCGGTACACGGAGGCCAGGCTTGCGGCGGCGGCCCTGACGCTGACCGACCACCTCGACGAAGATGTGGTGGACTTCGTCCCCAACTACGACAACCAGCTGACCCAGCCGGACGTCCTCCCGGCCGCGTTCCCCAACCTGCTGGTCAACGGCGCCACCGGCATCGCCGTCGGAATGGCCACCAACATGGCCCCGCACAACCTGGTGGAGGTCATCTCCGCCGCGCGGCACCTGATCGCCCACCCGGACGCGACGCTCGATGACCTCATGCGCTTTGTGCCCGGACCGGACCTGCCAACGGGCGGACGGATCGTCGGCCTGGACGGCATCCGGGACGCCTACGCCACCGGACGCGGTTCCTTCAAGACCCGGGCGAAGGTGGAGATCGAGCAGCTCTCGGCCCGGCGCACCGGCCTGGTGGTCACCGAACTGCCCTACATGGTGGGCCCGGAAAAGGTGATCGAGAAGATCAAGGATGCGGTCAACAGCAAGAAGCTGACCGGCATCAGTGACATCGTTGACCTGACGGACCGGCAGCATGGCCTGCGCCTGGTCATCGAACTGAAGAACGGGTTCAACCCGAACGCGGTGCTCCAGCAGCTCTACCGTTACTCGCCGATGGAGGATTCCTTCGGCATCAACAACGTGACCCTGGTGGACGGCCAACCGCAGACCCTCGGACTGGTGAAGCTGCTCTCGGTGTACGTGGAGCACCGGATTGATGTGGTGCGCCGGCGGACGGCCTTCCGGCTGGGCAAGAAGAAGGACCGCCTGCACCTGGTGGAGGGCCTGCTGATCGCCATCGTGGACATCGATGAGGTCATCCAGATCATCCGTTCTTCGGATGAGGTGGCGGCCGCCAGGGTCCGCCTGATGTCCATCTACGATCTTTCCGAAATCCAGGCCAACTACATCCTGGAACTGCGGCTGCGGCAGCTGACCAAGTATTCCCGGATCGAGCTTGAAAAGGAGCAGGAGGAGCTGCGCCGCGAGATCGCGGAGCTCGAAGCCATCCTCGGTTCCGAGGAGCGGTTGCGCGGACTTGTGTCCTCCGAGCTTGGCGAAATCGCCGAAAAATACGGCACGCCGCGGCGGACCGTCCTGCTCGAATCCGAGGCTGTCTCCCCCACCGTGGCCGCGGCCCTGGCGGCTGCCCCCAACGGCAAGGGCAAGGCCGCGCCGCTCGCCCTGGAGATCTCGGACGATCCCTGCTGGGCCATCCTGACGGCGTCGGGCCAGATCGCACGCACGTCCAACCAGGAGCCCCTCGCCGAGTCCGGGCCGCGGGCCAAGCACGACGTTTTCCGTTCAGTGGTCAAGACCTCGGCCCGCGGGGAAATAGCCGCGGTCACGTCCCAGGGCCGGATGCTGCGGCTTCAGGTTATGGACATGCCGGTGCTTCCGCCGATGTCCGGGCTGCCCAACCTCGCCGGCGGTGTCCCGGCCAAGGACTTCGTCACGCTGCTGAAGAATGAAACGCTGGTGGCGTTTGCCCCGCTGGATGAAATCCTGGCCATTGGCACGACCCAGGGTGTGGTCAAGCGGGTCCAGCCCGATTACCCCCTGAACCGCGAAGACTGGGAAGTCATTGCGCTCAAGGACAAGGACCAGGTGGTGGGTGTAGCGCCGGCCGGGTCTGAGGAGACCGATCTGGTGTTCCTGACCCGTGAGGCGCAACTGCTGCGTTTCACCGCCGCCAACGTCCGGGCCCAGGGCAGGACAGCCGGCGGCATGGTGGGTATCAAACTCGGCGCCGGCGACCAGGTGCTGTTCTTCGGCGCGGTCACCGCGGCCGACGACGCAGCCGTGGTGGTCACCATTGCCGGCACCAACGGCGCCCTCCCGGGCACCGCGCCGGGTGCGGCCAAAGTGACGGCCTTCGCCGAATACCCTGCCAAGGGCCGCGCGACTGCAGGCGTCCGCGCCCACAGATTCCTCAAGGGCGAAGACATGCTGCTGCTGGCGTGGGCCGGGCACGGGCCAGCGAAGGCGTCATCACTGGGCGGCGTGGCCAGGTCTCTGCCGCAGGAGCACGGCCGGCGGGACGGTTCGGGGATTCCGCTGTCCCAGGCAGTGGATGCGGTGGGTCCGGCCATGGCGTGGGGCGATCCGTCCTAG